In Vibrio echinoideorum, the following proteins share a genomic window:
- a CDS encoding DUF4198 domain-containing protein gives MMKQTKIKALALASVMAFGLAATTAAQAHPRWILPSHFTVSKEGGDWLTFDVTASHGTFVFDKPAGSENAHVIMPDGRSERPNFVIRGKRRSIFDFYFEEEGTHKVAINNEPSYYTQYKAGRRDTVKWIKANKAERDSVLPEKSRDVVTQISFTRAESYITVGKPSDSVFKIEGKLLEMKPVTHPSDIIEGEPVTFQFFYNGEIQKDVKAEITREGTLYRNHQEQIDVVSDENGEITFTPDVAGRYVMKANYKGELIDNPLADKASANVHLTFETLLQ, from the coding sequence ATGATGAAACAAACAAAAATCAAAGCACTTGCTCTAGCGAGTGTGATGGCATTCGGACTCGCAGCAACGACTGCAGCGCAAGCTCACCCGCGTTGGATCCTGCCGTCTCACTTTACCGTGTCTAAAGAAGGCGGTGACTGGCTAACGTTCGACGTGACTGCATCTCACGGTACGTTCGTTTTCGATAAGCCAGCAGGCAGTGAAAACGCTCATGTCATCATGCCAGACGGTCGCAGCGAGCGTCCAAACTTTGTTATTCGCGGTAAACGTCGTTCAATCTTTGATTTCTACTTTGAAGAAGAAGGCACGCACAAAGTGGCGATCAACAATGAGCCTTCTTACTACACGCAATACAAGGCCGGTCGTCGTGACACAGTGAAATGGATTAAAGCAAACAAAGCGGAACGTGACTCTGTGCTTCCTGAAAAGTCGCGTGACGTGGTAACACAAATCAGTTTCACCCGTGCAGAAAGCTACATCACAGTGGGTAAGCCATCGGATTCAGTATTTAAGATTGAAGGTAAGCTACTTGAAATGAAGCCAGTAACGCACCCTTCAGACATCATTGAAGGCGAACCGGTGACATTCCAATTCTTCTACAACGGTGAAATCCAGAAAGATGTAAAAGCGGAGATCACTCGTGAAGGCACGCTTTATCGCAACCACCAAGAGCAGATTGATGTAGTGAGCGATGAGAACGGTGAAATTACGTTTACTCCAGACGTAGCGGGTCGTTACGTAATGAAAGCTAACTACAAAGGTGAGTTGATTGATAACCCACTGGCTGATAAAGCGAGCGCGAACGTTCACTTAACGTTCGAAACACTGCTTCAATAA
- a CDS encoding DUF2271 domain-containing protein yields the protein MKKMNWSKALLALSLLPSLGMAQAIPDTAKLDVNFKLPKIDTSMYARPYVAVWVENSERKSVKTIELWVGKDEWLKDLRSWWRKVGRYDRELVDAVTSATRPAGQYRFVWDGKSDDGQTLEQGEYTVHIEVVREHGGRNYLRQKVSLTDSNASYELKATEETGEITLNYIAK from the coding sequence ATGAAAAAAATGAACTGGAGCAAGGCGCTTCTTGCTTTATCTCTTTTGCCAAGCCTAGGTATGGCACAAGCAATCCCTGATACGGCAAAACTTGATGTGAACTTTAAGCTGCCAAAGATTGATACCTCTATGTACGCACGTCCTTATGTGGCGGTGTGGGTAGAGAACAGCGAACGAAAGTCAGTGAAAACCATTGAGCTTTGGGTCGGTAAAGATGAATGGCTTAAAGATTTACGTAGCTGGTGGAGAAAGGTTGGACGTTACGATCGTGAATTGGTTGATGCAGTGACGTCTGCAACGCGCCCTGCTGGCCAGTACCGCTTCGTTTGGGATGGTAAGAGCGATGATGGCCAAACTCTAGAACAGGGCGAGTACACGGTTCATATCGAAGTTGTTCGCGAACACGGTGGCCGTAATTACCTTCGTCAAAAAGTATCGCTAACAGATTCAAACGCTTCTTATGAGCTAAAGGCGACGGAAGAGACGGGTGAAATCACTCTGAATTACATCGCTAAATAA
- a CDS encoding PepSY-associated TM helix domain-containing protein, whose protein sequence is MSLKSRAVQSWARRLHVYISMALLFVVLFFSVTGITLNRPELFESTQPNIQRSTLTLPTSLFSIQDGRLKADETAFETFLFEEANLSGVPSGLDIYAEIENGELLIGEVSMDFKGPGYNASVFVDVTSEMVEVETTNYGVIALLNDLHKGRNSGEVWKWFIDITALLMIFFVLTGVCLLLPKKKTLNTSIKWTVFGSAISLAIYFVAVP, encoded by the coding sequence ATGTCGTTAAAAAGTAGGGCGGTTCAATCATGGGCTCGTCGACTTCATGTTTATATTTCAATGGCGCTTCTGTTCGTTGTTCTTTTCTTCTCAGTGACAGGTATCACCCTTAATCGACCTGAGTTATTTGAATCAACACAACCCAATATCCAACGATCTACGTTAACGCTTCCTACAAGTTTATTTTCAATCCAAGACGGGCGATTAAAAGCCGATGAAACGGCCTTTGAAACGTTTTTGTTTGAAGAAGCCAACCTATCGGGCGTTCCTTCAGGTTTAGACATCTACGCAGAGATTGAAAACGGTGAGTTGCTCATCGGCGAAGTGTCTATGGATTTTAAAGGACCAGGCTACAACGCCTCTGTGTTCGTTGACGTGACGTCTGAAATGGTGGAAGTCGAAACCACCAATTACGGCGTTATCGCACTGTTGAACGACCTACACAAAGGGCGTAATAGCGGTGAAGTTTGGAAATGGTTTATCGATATCACTGCGCTACTGATGATCTTCTTTGTGCTTACTGGCGTGTGCTTACTGTTACCTAAGAAAAAAACGCTCAATACCTCCATTAAATGGACGGTGTTTGGGTCTGCAATCTCTCTTGCTATCTATTTTGTCGCCGTGCCTTAA
- a CDS encoding tetratricopeptide repeat protein: MMKQIWILVGLLLMPLSTQAKELTQYTAIRVQKAHKLAQDEQVKQAIDVLAGLELSKGYDKAYVARMLGVFYWQDGKTDAAIKQLTYAVDTNLLVDEQAWITKRMLADLLLNDQQFKNALPHYYELVKTAPEKEKKDTLWMRIAQAEYQIENWSKVLVAIGNHDKFNSKPELSPLSLKLGAQLQLKQWKQSIPTLESLIELQPEKDNWWRQLVGIQLRLERNRDALNTLALADLQGVELKNSDRRLLAQLYAKRGIPERAAEEISKLDDANSDVQLLAEQATYWQLAKEWDNAIEVWTLASKKDTQYHWNVAQLLVQQGYYDRALVVLDKVKDKNKQADVALAKVRSWYKLKNLDNALAQAKRANNIEPSSEAKGWIKYLTQLRTVSDNGSV; encoded by the coding sequence ATGATGAAACAGATATGGATATTAGTGGGCTTGTTGTTAATGCCCCTTTCAACACAAGCAAAAGAGTTAACTCAATATACTGCTATTCGTGTTCAAAAAGCGCACAAGCTTGCTCAAGATGAACAGGTTAAACAGGCGATTGACGTTCTTGCAGGCTTGGAGCTTTCTAAAGGCTACGACAAAGCGTACGTAGCTCGTATGCTTGGTGTGTTTTACTGGCAAGATGGGAAAACTGACGCGGCGATTAAGCAGCTAACTTATGCCGTCGATACTAATTTGTTGGTCGATGAGCAAGCTTGGATAACGAAGCGCATGCTTGCTGATCTATTACTAAACGATCAGCAGTTTAAAAACGCGCTTCCGCACTATTACGAGTTAGTGAAAACAGCGCCAGAAAAGGAAAAGAAAGACACGCTTTGGATGCGAATTGCACAAGCTGAATACCAAATTGAAAACTGGTCGAAAGTACTAGTAGCCATTGGTAATCATGACAAGTTCAATTCAAAACCAGAGTTGTCGCCTCTATCACTAAAACTGGGTGCACAACTACAGTTAAAGCAGTGGAAGCAATCTATTCCAACACTGGAAAGCCTTATTGAACTTCAACCAGAAAAAGACAACTGGTGGCGTCAACTAGTGGGTATTCAACTAAGGTTAGAACGTAACCGAGATGCATTAAATACGTTGGCGCTGGCCGATCTACAAGGTGTTGAGCTTAAAAACTCAGACCGTAGGCTGCTTGCTCAATTGTATGCGAAACGAGGCATTCCAGAACGTGCTGCTGAAGAAATAAGTAAGTTAGATGACGCGAACAGTGACGTTCAACTTCTGGCTGAGCAAGCAACTTACTGGCAGCTAGCTAAAGAATGGGACAATGCCATTGAAGTGTGGACGTTAGCGTCTAAAAAGGACACTCAATATCATTGGAATGTGGCTCAGCTTTTGGTTCAGCAGGGTTACTATGACCGAGCGCTGGTTGTTTTAGACAAAGTGAAAGACAAAAACAAACAAGCCGACGTCGCATTGGCGAAAGTACGTTCTTGGTACAAGCTTAAGAACTTAGATAACGCCCTTGCTCAAGCCAAACGTGCGAACAACATTGAACCTTCTTCTGAAGCAAAAGGTTGGATCAAATATCTGACTCAGCTAAGAACAGTTAGTGATAACGGAAGTGTCTAA
- a CDS encoding energy transducer TonB — protein MIRLFLALPIAGVLGLALFSFMAWMVDNGHQRSPESGETLSFNMVMVEQEQDVQRRQRAVPEQPEMPEPPPEAQTSQSQAEVTPLNSMSSLPSLDLNTSIDGLAINAPTFSDFGSNQQAMPLYRVEPRYPAKALKRGAEGFVTLSFTVDETGRPVDIQVTDANPRRMFEREAMRALKKWKYQPKVVDGKAIAQVGQTVKLEFKLAK, from the coding sequence ATGATTCGCCTTTTTCTTGCCTTACCGATAGCGGGGGTACTGGGTTTAGCTCTGTTTTCCTTCATGGCTTGGATGGTTGATAATGGCCATCAACGTTCTCCAGAAAGTGGTGAGACTTTAAGTTTTAACATGGTGATGGTGGAACAAGAACAAGACGTTCAAAGAAGACAACGTGCAGTTCCTGAACAACCAGAAATGCCAGAACCGCCACCAGAAGCGCAAACGTCTCAGTCACAAGCTGAAGTCACGCCTCTGAATTCGATGTCTTCGCTGCCTTCATTGGATTTGAATACATCGATTGATGGCCTAGCGATTAATGCGCCGACATTTTCTGATTTTGGGTCAAACCAACAGGCTATGCCTCTGTATCGAGTAGAACCTCGTTACCCAGCAAAAGCGCTTAAGCGTGGCGCTGAAGGCTTTGTTACATTGAGTTTTACTGTCGATGAGACGGGGCGCCCAGTTGATATTCAAGTCACTGACGCAAACCCACGTCGTATGTTTGAACGTGAAGCGATGAGAGCACTTAAAAAATGGAAATATCAACCGAAAGTCGTCGATGGAAAAGCGATAGCTCAGGTTGGTCAAACCGTGAAACTAGAGTTTAAGTTGGCAAAATGA
- a CDS encoding ExbD/TolR family protein, whose protein sequence is MRLGRRHSKNEEAQIDLTSMLDIVFIMLIFFIVTSSFVRESGVEVNRPQASNVVSQKDAGIFVAITSANDIFIDKRVVDVERVQATLEHLLLEQPDASLVIQADEHAYNGTVVKVMDAAKGAGVKNIALAAEKR, encoded by the coding sequence ATGAGACTCGGTCGACGTCATTCTAAAAACGAAGAGGCTCAAATAGACCTTACTTCGATGCTTGATATCGTATTTATCATGCTTATTTTCTTTATTGTGACCAGTTCATTTGTTCGTGAATCAGGGGTTGAAGTCAATCGCCCACAAGCTTCTAACGTAGTAAGCCAAAAGGATGCGGGCATCTTTGTTGCGATTACGTCTGCGAATGACATTTTCATTGATAAACGTGTCGTTGATGTTGAACGTGTTCAAGCGACATTAGAACATTTATTACTAGAACAACCTGATGCATCTTTGGTTATCCAAGCGGATGAACACGCTTATAACGGAACGGTGGTTAAAGTGATGGACGCTGCTAAAGGTGCGGGTGTTAAGAACATTGCACTTGCTGCTGAAAAGCGATGA
- a CDS encoding MotA/TolQ/ExbB proton channel family protein produces the protein MDILSGSLLPASWLTSDWLLSLSSFMEQGGFVLWWLAAVVLVYWVLVVERVLYLAFYFPKQRQAWITKWHEREDHSSWHAKAIREGWLGQASILLNQNLNFIKLLVAICPMLGLLGTVTGMISVFDVMATQGSSDPKLMASGISLATLPTMAGMVAALAGMFVHARLAKVCNRLELKLEKSLRSQR, from the coding sequence ATGGATATTTTGTCGGGTTCTCTATTACCAGCGAGTTGGTTAACGAGTGACTGGCTGCTGTCTTTATCAAGCTTTATGGAGCAGGGCGGTTTCGTCCTGTGGTGGCTAGCTGCTGTTGTCCTAGTGTATTGGGTGCTTGTGGTAGAACGCGTGCTTTATCTTGCGTTCTATTTTCCAAAACAACGCCAAGCTTGGATTACAAAGTGGCATGAAAGAGAAGACCACTCTTCTTGGCATGCCAAAGCCATTCGTGAAGGTTGGTTAGGACAAGCGAGTATTTTGCTTAACCAAAACTTGAATTTTATTAAACTGTTAGTCGCTATTTGTCCGATGTTGGGCTTGTTAGGCACCGTTACCGGTATGATCTCTGTTTTTGATGTCATGGCGACTCAAGGAAGCAGCGACCCTAAATTGATGGCTTCAGGTATCTCGTTAGCAACGCTGCCAACCATGGCGGGTATGGTTGCTGCACTAGCGGGCATGTTTGTTCACGCGCGTTTAGCGAAAGTGTGTAACCGTTTAGAATTAAAATTAGAAAAATCTTTAAGGAGTCAACGATGA
- a CDS encoding MotA/TolQ/ExbB proton channel family protein, which translates to MNLKPLAALLCITSISFSAFSASDTTAQLVNKAKSESRTQASHNVVREADFKKTEQELKAIKVQLEEKRTSIQSATDVLTQTFSDNENKLARLEEKLRLETGSLGELFGVVRQNAKELGAELSSTVNSVDRAEHTATVEQIIDAKSLPSMPQLSGLWMSMVEQIQASSELSKSQIAFINGEGNTQKANAYRLGSIGLVTDQGYVSWNTQREDAIAYLKQPSNGPTFASLSALANGDVSNIVVDPSRGFMLEQLALEPSLTDRLQAGGVVGKVILGLLAIGLIIALVRGISLAIARQKIRAQLKNPEQAGDNPLGRVLAVYNKEQNQTVEALELRLLEAVVDEQTHLEKGLSMLKLLAALAPMLGLLGTVTGMIETFQVITQFGNGDPKVMAGGISMALVTTVLGLVAAMPLLLAHNILSTQSENIRNILEKQGIGLVAEQAEKTVESKAVVSPVGTAA; encoded by the coding sequence ATGAACTTAAAACCGTTGGCCGCATTACTTTGCATTACATCTATTTCATTCTCTGCTTTCTCTGCATCAGACACGACTGCTCAATTAGTTAATAAAGCAAAATCAGAGAGTCGAACTCAAGCCTCTCACAATGTGGTTCGAGAAGCGGATTTCAAAAAGACAGAACAAGAGCTCAAAGCGATCAAAGTGCAGCTTGAAGAGAAACGCACCTCAATCCAAAGCGCTACAGACGTTCTGACTCAAACGTTCAGCGACAACGAAAACAAACTTGCTCGTTTAGAAGAGAAACTGCGTTTAGAAACGGGTAGTCTCGGTGAGTTGTTTGGCGTCGTTCGCCAAAACGCAAAAGAGCTAGGTGCAGAGCTTAGTTCTACAGTGAACAGTGTTGATCGCGCTGAACATACTGCAACCGTTGAGCAAATCATTGATGCTAAATCATTGCCATCAATGCCACAGCTATCTGGCTTGTGGATGAGTATGGTTGAGCAAATTCAAGCGAGTTCGGAGCTTAGTAAATCTCAAATTGCGTTCATCAATGGTGAAGGCAACACACAAAAGGCTAATGCTTATCGCCTAGGTTCAATCGGCCTAGTGACTGACCAGGGCTATGTTAGCTGGAACACCCAGCGCGAAGATGCAATCGCGTATTTGAAACAACCATCAAATGGTCCAACATTCGCGTCGCTTTCCGCACTTGCGAATGGCGACGTATCTAATATCGTTGTCGATCCTTCTCGTGGATTCATGCTAGAACAATTGGCTTTGGAACCAAGCCTAACTGATCGTCTTCAAGCTGGTGGCGTAGTAGGCAAAGTGATTCTTGGCTTGTTGGCAATTGGTTTAATCATCGCATTGGTTCGTGGTATTTCTTTAGCTATCGCTCGTCAGAAAATTCGCGCACAACTGAAGAACCCTGAACAAGCGGGCGACAACCCTCTGGGTCGCGTTCTTGCAGTTTACAACAAAGAGCAAAACCAAACGGTTGAAGCACTAGAGTTACGTCTTTTAGAAGCCGTCGTTGATGAACAGACTCACTTAGAGAAAGGTTTATCGATGCTGAAACTTCTAGCTGCACTCGCTCCTATGCTTGGCTTGTTGGGCACCGTAACCGGCATGATCGAAACATTCCAAGTGATCACACAGTTTGGTAATGGTGACCCTAAAGTCATGGCTGGTGGTATTTCGATGGCGCTTGTAACAACGGTACTTGGCCTAGTTGCTGCAATGCCACTACTACTGGCACACAACATTCTCAGCACTCAATCAGAAAATATTCGCAATATTCTTGAGAAGCAGGGTATTGGCCTTGTTGCTGAGCAGGCAGAAAAGACAGTTGAATCAAAAGCTGTTGTTTCACCAGTTGGGACTGCTGCGTAA
- a CDS encoding DUF3450 domain-containing protein, which yields MNLLKTSLALAISLVATSSMANSLDQAQSIQNKTNNASASSQKVIDKSSQATLMLQAEIERLQEEVKNLEIYHDHLAALVESQNREAQSIEGQIDEIKYTRQGVVPLMYQMIDGLQQLIEQDIPIKKEQRLERVEKLQAMMTRADVSDAEKYRRILEAYQIEMDYGIKLGVYQGRVALTSEKTIEADVLHLGRISLVARNLNGNQYWSWDQTEDQWQELDSSMKSELDKAYDIAGQQAAPSLITLPVSLTVAEVK from the coding sequence ATGAATCTTTTAAAAACTAGCCTAGCACTTGCCATCAGTTTGGTTGCAACGTCTTCGATGGCAAACAGCTTGGATCAAGCTCAATCAATTCAGAATAAGACCAATAACGCGTCGGCTTCGAGCCAAAAGGTTATTGATAAAAGCTCACAAGCGACCTTAATGTTGCAAGCTGAGATTGAGCGTCTGCAAGAAGAAGTAAAAAACCTAGAAATCTATCACGATCACCTTGCTGCGTTGGTTGAGAGTCAAAACAGAGAAGCTCAGAGCATTGAAGGGCAGATCGATGAAATCAAGTACACACGCCAAGGTGTTGTTCCTTTGATGTATCAGATGATTGATGGTCTTCAACAGTTAATAGAGCAAGACATTCCGATTAAAAAAGAGCAACGCCTAGAGAGAGTTGAAAAGCTTCAAGCTATGATGACTCGCGCTGACGTAAGTGATGCTGAAAAATACCGTCGTATTTTAGAGGCATACCAAATCGAGATGGACTACGGCATTAAGCTAGGTGTTTATCAAGGTCGCGTAGCATTGACGAGCGAAAAAACGATTGAGGCTGATGTACTGCACCTAGGTCGCATCTCTTTAGTCGCTCGCAATCTAAATGGCAACCAATACTGGTCTTGGGATCAAACAGAAGATCAATGGCAAGAGCTTGACTCTTCAATGAAATCTGAACTGGATAAAGCCTACGATATTGCTGGTCAACAAGCGGCGCCAAGCTTGATTACTTTACCTGTTTCTCTAACTGTTGCGGAGGTTAAGTAA
- a CDS encoding TonB-dependent siderophore receptor, whose amino-acid sequence MFSKSPLALVIGAVLASPAVLAETVKTDEHMVVEGRDYGYKADTNTTAMRMEATQLETPGQVSVIDEQIIDEQRASTLGEVLKNDASVGAGSKSTNRERFTLRGFDLDSSSGYLRDGVQHWSHYRQPVELLERVEVLKGPAGLLYGKSAPGGLVNMVSKKPTYETQVNVSQDIGSDSYTRTTADVSGSLNDDQTLRARLIVSQENQDSYRTRFDGTDVETDRFVGGLFVDYDINEDIMLSVHYDRTIEEGDLDNGSKIDTSTGKVIDPNTVNDQRFAQTDNDVANYGASVTANLNDAWSVKTGISRQFYERQRTESNNTVYSDKSGGYGYKVSDRHDEWTFDTAYVDFTGDFDALGVNHRLLVGVNGLHYDYERLYDSGYTCVNATEAEAVAACGNGFDMPSNVSYKNDNEVSHSESQHYGLYVQDLVTLTEQWQVLGGVRFAYDKTTSSSNQEESYNNILPKFGVIYSPASNGSIYAVYSESFEPVGEITDQDDVNFGQSQDAKKGTLYELGSKWELFDERLFVSGALFQITQSNMQVTEDLDPASNNGKETRTSQVGEQVHTGVELSATGYMTEAFSLSASTMFLDAEYQNDPALEGKTPADVPEFTASIWSTYSFNNGTDVNLGVYHVGERYTESANTFKKDAYTRVDMGVSHTIKYDENLDFVARFNVENLFDTDYLEGGSTSSVVVGEGRNYMATLQVKY is encoded by the coding sequence ATGTTTTCAAAGAGCCCATTGGCCCTAGTGATCGGCGCAGTATTAGCTTCACCAGCAGTATTGGCAGAAACAGTAAAAACAGACGAGCACATGGTTGTTGAAGGTCGTGACTACGGTTACAAAGCCGACACGAACACAACAGCAATGCGCATGGAGGCGACTCAATTAGAAACTCCGGGACAAGTTTCAGTAATCGATGAGCAAATCATCGATGAACAGCGTGCTAGCACGTTAGGTGAAGTTCTTAAAAACGACGCATCTGTTGGTGCTGGTTCTAAGTCAACTAACCGTGAGCGTTTTACTCTTCGTGGTTTTGATTTAGACAGTAGCTCTGGTTACTTACGTGATGGCGTTCAACACTGGTCTCATTACCGTCAACCGGTAGAACTTTTAGAACGCGTTGAAGTATTGAAAGGCCCAGCAGGTCTGCTTTACGGAAAATCAGCACCTGGCGGTCTTGTTAACATGGTTTCTAAGAAGCCAACATACGAAACTCAAGTAAACGTAAGCCAAGATATTGGTTCTGATAGCTACACACGTACTACAGCAGATGTAAGTGGTTCATTGAATGATGACCAAACTTTACGTGCTCGTCTTATTGTTTCACAAGAAAACCAAGACTCTTACCGTACCCGCTTTGATGGCACTGATGTAGAGACTGACCGTTTTGTTGGTGGCTTATTTGTTGATTACGATATTAACGAAGACATCATGCTGTCTGTGCACTACGACCGCACCATTGAAGAGGGCGATTTAGACAACGGTTCTAAAATCGATACTTCTACTGGTAAAGTTATCGACCCTAACACGGTTAATGACCAACGTTTTGCTCAAACGGATAACGACGTTGCAAACTATGGTGCATCTGTAACCGCTAACTTGAACGACGCTTGGTCTGTTAAGACTGGTATCAGCCGTCAGTTCTACGAGCGTCAACGTACAGAATCGAACAACACAGTATATAGCGATAAGAGCGGCGGTTACGGCTACAAGGTATCAGACCGTCACGATGAATGGACGTTTGACACGGCTTACGTAGACTTTACTGGTGACTTTGACGCACTTGGTGTTAATCACCGTCTACTTGTTGGCGTGAATGGCCTACATTACGACTACGAGCGCTTATACGACTCTGGCTACACATGTGTTAACGCAACAGAAGCAGAAGCTGTTGCTGCATGTGGCAACGGTTTTGATATGCCTTCTAACGTTAGCTACAAGAACGACAATGAAGTGTCTCACTCTGAAAGCCAACACTACGGTCTTTATGTTCAAGACTTAGTAACGCTTACTGAACAATGGCAAGTGCTTGGTGGCGTACGTTTCGCTTATGACAAAACGACGAGCAGTTCTAATCAAGAAGAGAGCTACAACAACATTCTTCCTAAGTTTGGTGTGATTTACTCTCCGGCTTCAAACGGTTCAATTTACGCGGTTTACTCTGAAAGCTTCGAACCTGTTGGTGAAATCACAGACCAAGATGATGTGAACTTTGGTCAGTCTCAAGATGCTAAGAAAGGCACTCTTTACGAGTTAGGTTCTAAGTGGGAACTGTTTGATGAGCGTTTGTTTGTATCAGGAGCATTGTTCCAGATTACTCAATCGAACATGCAAGTGACTGAAGATCTAGATCCAGCAAGTAATAACGGCAAAGAGACACGCACAAGCCAAGTTGGTGAACAAGTTCATACTGGTGTAGAACTGTCGGCTACTGGTTACATGACTGAAGCGTTCTCATTGAGTGCATCGACTATGTTCTTGGATGCTGAATATCAAAACGATCCTGCACTTGAAGGCAAAACTCCAGCAGATGTGCCAGAGTTTACAGCTAGCATTTGGTCTACTTACTCGTTCAATAACGGTACTGATGTAAACCTAGGTGTTTACCATGTAGGTGAACGTTACACAGAAAGCGCTAATACTTTTAAGAAAGATGCTTACACTCGCGTAGATATGGGTGTTTCACATACGATTAAGTATGACGAAAACCTAGATTTCGTTGCTCGTTTCAACGTAGAGAACTTGTTTGATACAGATTACCTAGAAGGTGGCAGTACAAGCAGCGTAGTTGTTGGCGAAGGCCGTAACTACATGGCGACTTTACAGGTAAAATACTAA
- a CDS encoding dicarboxylate/amino acid:cation symporter, with product MNTKKPMSLTGRVILGMVVGILTGFAIQSLFADSGFVNNYIVNGLFEVGGQIFVASLKMLVVPLVFVSLVCGTSSLKDLSTLGRMGGKTLALYIGTTAVAITLALTIGNLFQPGAGADLTAASSFKSADAPSLGQVIIDMFPTNPIQAMAEGKTLQVIVFAVLFGIAISAAGKPGERIAAVFSDLNEVIMKLVALLMNLAPYGVFFLMAKLFSGLGLSAIWNLAEYFLVLAGTLLLHGLVTYSAMLKGFTGLSPITFLRKMEDAIMFAFSTASSNATIPVTMETAKNRMGVDNKVASFTVPLGATVNMDGTAIMQGVATAFIAQAYNIDLTMGDYLMVILTATLASVGTAGVPGVGLVMLAMVLNQVGLPLEGIALIMGVDRLLDMIRTAVNITGDSAVTIIVAKSEGSFDEARFNDPAAGEKEEEVKLARQQA from the coding sequence ATGAATACCAAGAAACCTATGTCTCTAACTGGTCGAGTTATCCTCGGTATGGTCGTGGGCATATTAACGGGATTTGCCATTCAATCCCTTTTTGCAGACAGCGGATTTGTTAACAACTACATCGTTAATGGACTCTTTGAAGTAGGCGGGCAGATTTTTGTCGCCAGTTTAAAAATGCTTGTTGTGCCTCTAGTCTTCGTTTCACTAGTGTGCGGTACGAGCTCTCTTAAAGATTTATCAACTCTTGGCCGTATGGGTGGCAAAACGCTTGCACTTTATATCGGTACCACAGCCGTTGCTATCACTCTAGCACTCACTATCGGTAACCTATTCCAACCTGGAGCTGGTGCGGATCTTACTGCTGCGAGCTCTTTCAAATCAGCGGATGCCCCTTCTTTGGGTCAAGTAATCATCGACATGTTCCCAACCAACCCTATTCAGGCGATGGCTGAGGGCAAAACGCTGCAAGTTATCGTATTTGCTGTGTTGTTTGGTATTGCAATCAGTGCAGCGGGTAAACCTGGCGAGCGTATCGCTGCGGTTTTCTCTGACTTGAACGAAGTGATCATGAAGCTTGTTGCGCTACTAATGAACCTTGCGCCTTATGGTGTGTTCTTCTTGATGGCGAAGCTGTTCTCCGGCCTTGGTTTAAGCGCAATCTGGAACCTAGCAGAATACTTCTTAGTACTTGCAGGTACCCTACTCCTACACGGTTTGGTTACTTACAGTGCGATGCTAAAAGGATTCACAGGTTTAAGCCCTATTACGTTCTTACGTAAGATGGAAGATGCCATCATGTTTGCATTTTCAACGGCATCTTCAAACGCAACGATTCCAGTAACTATGGAAACGGCTAAAAACCGCATGGGCGTAGATAACAAAGTCGCTTCTTTCACTGTACCACTAGGTGCAACAGTGAACATGGACGGCACTGCTATCATGCAGGGTGTTGCAACGGCGTTTATCGCACAAGCCTACAACATTGACCTTACTATGGGTGACTACTTGATGGTTATCCTAACAGCGACATTGGCGTCTGTTGGTACTGCAGGTGTTCCTGGTGTTGGTCTTGTTATGCTAGCGATGGTATTGAACCAAGTTGGCTTACCGCTTGAAGGTATCGCGCTTATCATGGGTGTTGACCGCCTTCTTGATATGATTCGTACCGCTGTAAACATCACAGGTGATAGTGCCGTAACTATCATTGTGGCTAAGTCTGAAGGTTCTTTTGACGAAGCTCGCTTCAATGACCCAGCAGCTGGTGAGAAAGAAGAAGAAGTTAAGCTAGCACGCCAACAGGCATAA